CTTAGTTACATTTCCTTTTTTAACTGTTTCTTTTAAAGTTGAAATTATTTCTTCACTTTTTTGATTAAAGTTAAATCCATCGTTCTTTTCACTATTTTCAATTTCAACTAATGCGTCTACAACATTTCCGTTATTTCTTTCCAGTGCTTCCTTTGCTTCTTTATAACTTACACCTGTACGCTCTCTTATTGTGTCAATTTTTTCTAAACTTATTTCCATTTAAAACACCTCCATGTTATTTATATGTTTAATGAATTTATGAAATTTAAAGATTTAAAATTTGTTTTATCTAAATTTTTAGATATAAATGATAACATTATCTCTCCTATATTTTTTAATATATTTTTATTTATATCTATATTTAAAATTTCTTCATAAGGAGTAAACAACAAAAACTTCATTATATTTAAAGTTTGTATATCTAATTTTTTTGAATATCTATCTATAGATTTACATTCATTACATAATGCTCCACTATTTATTAAACTAAATCTTATATTATTCTCTAAATCTTTATGACAATTTACACAATTTATTAAATGAGGTCTATATCCTAAATAAGATATAAACTTCAATTCAAATGCTCTAGTAATTTGATCATATTTTTCTTCTTCTACTATTATATCTAAAGTTTTAAGTAAAAGTTCAAATATCTTTATATTTGTTTCTTCCTCAATTAAACCAGCATTAGTTAATTCCAATATATATGAAGCATAGGATAACTTTTCTAAATTATCTCTTAAAGGATAGTAAGATTTAATAGTTTCACTTTGATTTAAATTATATAAATTTTTTCCTTTATATAATATGAATTCACTTAATGAAAATACTTGTGTTGCTGATATATTTTTACTTTTAGGTCGTCTTACACCTTTTGCAATAGCTTGTATTTTACCATGTTGTTTTGTATATATAGTAAGTATTTTATCCCAATCATTAAAATTGATTGCTTTTAATACTATCCCTTGAACCTTAAATAACATTTAGCCACCTCTAACTTGCATTAACTGTGTAAATCACTTTCTAACTTACTTTTAAAAGTTTTATTTTCTATTTTTTCTTTGTTTTCACTATCAATTTTACAATATAAATACGCATCTATTTTTCCAGTAGCTTCAAATATTTTCCACATATCATTTTTTAACATTATAATCCTCCCCATATTTTAGTATATTTATATTTTATGGTGATAGAATTAGATTATACAATGTAAATAGTGTAAATAATATTTGTTTATTTTACCTTTTATATCCCATACGTTTAATTAAATTTTCTTTTTCACGCCAATTTTTATTAACTTTTACCCAAAGTTGAAGATTAACTTTTAGATTTAAAAATTTTTCTATATCTTCTCTTGCACTTTTTCCTATACCTTTAAGTTTTCTACCACCTTTACCTATTATTATACCCTTATGTGAGTCTTTTTCACAATAAATTGTAGAATGAATATCAATTATATTTTTATCTTTTCTTTCTTTCATCATTGTTGTTTCTACAGCTATCCCATGAGGAACTTCTTCATTTAAATATCTTAATGTTTTTTCTCTTACAATTTCTGATATTATAATTCTTTCTTGTTGATCTGTTATCATATCTTCTGGATAATATTTAGGTCCTTCAGGAAGTAATTTTTCTATATTTTTAATTAAAGTATCAACATTCTTTCCCTGTTTTGCAGAAATAGGAATTATATATTCGAAATTATGTTTTCTATTATACTTTTCTATTAATTTGTCAACTTCTCCATTGGATAATTTATCAATTTTATTGATTACTAATATTTTAGGCATATGGATATCTTCAAGTGATTTTAATATTCTGCTATCTCCTGGTCCTATTTCCATACTATCATCTACTATCCAAACTAATACATCCATATCTTCTAATGCTAAAGAAACTTCTTTATTCATAAATTCACCTAACTTATTTTTAGGTTTATGAATACCTGGAGTATCTACAAAAATCATTTGACTTGTTTTTGTAGTATGTATAAATTGTATTTTATTTCTTGTAGTTTGAGGTTTGTCTGATATTATAGAAATCTTTTCTCCTATTATATGATTTAATAATGTAGATTTACCTACATTCGGTCTACCAATTATTGTTATAAAACCTGATTTAAATTTCATCTTTACCATCCTTTATTATGTCTTCTATTAAATCTTCTGGCCCAAAACTATATGGGAGCAATTCTTCTAATGTAAATTCTTTATATTCATTTTGATTTTTCACTATATAAATTGTCAAGTCCTTTGAAAATTCTCTCATGACTTGTCTACAAACTCCACAAGGAAATGTATATTCAGAATCTCCGGTTATAGCTATTGCTTTAAAGTTTTTATATCCTTCTGATACAGCTTTAAATATAGCTGTTCTTTCAGCACAATTAGTAGGTGTGTAACTTGCTGATTCTATGTTACATCCCGTATATATTTTATCTTCCTCCGTTAAAACAGCTGCTCCTACTCTAAATTTAGAGTAAGGAACATATGCCATTTCTTTTGCTTTTAATGCTGAATTTATTAACTCTTGTTTTTTCATCTTTTCACACCGCCTACTCTGTTATTTTTATTTCTGGATTGATTCGGGTTACTTGAATCCAAGTCATACCTGGATTTAACTTTATCCTATTTCCTGATTCATCAAAATATTTTGTCTTAGAATATTCATCTTCTTTTTCCCAGTTTATATTTATGTAATTACCTCTAGTAAAGTATTTTCCTTTTCCCTTTCCAACTGTCTCTATATAGAGTCTTCCTTGATCATCTATAACTTTTTTATTTGCTTCTTGAATTATTATATTTGTAGCTGTTAAATTGTTACTATTATTTTCATCTATATGAATTTCACCATCTTTATATCTAATATATTTTCCTATTTCTTCATCATATTTATAACTTGTTGTATTATGTTTAGAATAATTTATTTTCAATGTATTTGCAACTTCTCCTTCTATATCTTGGGAATTTTCATTAAATAGGAATGCCTCATAATTAGGCTCTGTATTAAAACCTTTTTCTTTTTCGTATTTTCTTATATCTTCCATATTGGTATATAAATTATGTGGTGATTTTTTACCTACTTCATTATTTCTATAAAAAACATACCCTGGAGCACTCATACAATCAGCTTCATCAATTCCAAAACTTATTATTTGTTCTTTTGCTTCTGGACTCCCACCACAATGAACATATATAGCATTATATTCAAGCAAAGCTCGTAAATAATATGGCCTTGCACTTCTAACTGGACCTATTACATCAGGATTATTTCTAAGAAATATCCCCATATATCTTGTGATATTTCCTTCAACTAAGAATTCATATACTATTTCTGCTTCACTAAGTCCTGCTTGCCATCTTGCATCTTTTTGATTGTCAAACATTATGGCTACTGGTCTTTCATTTTTTAGATCATTTTTTGTTTTTATTCCACTTAATGGTGAAAAAAAACCATTTTCAGCTCCATTATTATTAGATCCATCTTCATTTTCTTCTGTATTTTCTAAACTATTACCTTGTTCAATTTCTTTGTCGTTACATCCTACACCCAATATTAATAAAATAATTACTAAAAATAAAATTAATTTTTTCAACTAAATCACCCCTGATTTTTTTTAGTTATTTCTACTAATATTACTCTCCTGTTTGTAACTTTTTTAACTGTTATATTTATTTTATCACTATCTAATTTATCTCCTTTTACTGGAACTCTTCCTAATGTATTAAATATATAACCACCTAAAGAATCAAATTCTTCTTCTGGAAAATCAGTTTTAAATAATTCATTTATATCTTCCAAAGATACTTCTGCCTTTACATTATAAGTATTTTCATTAATTTTTTCTATTAAATCTACATCAACATCATATTCATCTAATATATCTCCTACTATTTCTTCTAATATATCTTCTATTGTAACTAATCCTTCTGTTCCACCATATTCATCTAATACTATTGCCATATGAACTTTATGATATTGAAGTTCTCTTAAGAGCTTATTTACTTTTTTTGTTTCAGGTACATAGTATGCATTTCTCATTATATCTACTATTTTAGTTTCATTTAAATTGACATCTTTAAATCCAATAAAAGGAAGTACATCTTTAGCATAAAGTATTCCTACTATATCATCTATACTTTCTTTATATACAGGTATTCTAGAATGACCATATTTAGTGATCTTTTCTAATGCAACTTCCATGCTATCATCTTCTGAAACTGCTATAATATCTATTCTTGGTACCATTACATCTCCTACATCAATATGGTCTATTTCAAATATATTTTCTATCATCTCTTTTTCCTGTAGTTTTACTACCCCTTCTTCTTCTCCTACATCAACAAGAGAACGTATTTCTTCTTCTGTTACAAATGGTCCAGTATTATTTATATCTCCACCCATAAGTTTTATGAAAAACCCAGTAATAAAATTTAATACTATCAATATAGGTTTGAATATTAATGAAAGTAAAATTAATGGTCTTGCTATTAAAACAGATATTTTCTCTGGATTTTGTGCTGCATATGTTTTGGGGGTTATTTCTCCAAATATTAATATTAATATAGTCATAATTCCTGTAGAAACAAGCGTAGAACTACTTCCTTGAAAAATCTCAACTGTAACTTCTGTAAGTATTGCAGTAGCTAATATATTAACTAAATTATTTCCTATTAAAATTGTAGATAGCATTATATTTATCTGCTTTTTTATTCTCTCAAGTAATAATGCTTTTTTTTGATCGCTTTCTCTTAATTTTCTTATTCTTGCAATTTTTAAAGTGGTTATTGCTGTCTCTGAACTAGAAAATATTCCTGACAATATTAAAAGTATAAATAAAATACCTAAACGTACGTATAAAAAATTATCTGACAAGTAAATCCCTCCTGCTTAGAGCTATAATAATTGAAATATTAATACAGTTATTAATATACCCAATAATGCTCCATTAACTACTTGAAAAAAAGTATGTATTTCTCCTTCTATTCTACTTTGTCCTACTAAAATTGATAGCATAAAACTAAGTGTTGCAATCAATATATTCTCTGTTAAAAAAGTCACTACTGTTGATATAGTAAAGGCTAAAGCAGCGTGACCACTTATAATCCCACCTTTAAAAGGTGTTCCTGTTTGTGTAACAGTCTTTATTACAACAGTAATTATAGTTATAAGTAATATGCATATGAAAGTAAGATGTACAGGAGAAGATCTTATTTTAAATATTATTGACTTTGTAAAAGGATTTACTCTATCAAAAAATAAAAGATATCCTACCATTATAGAATTAAGTGCTGCAACTAATACTGCTCCCGCTGCAACATTTTTTGCAATTTTTGCTAAAGGATGAAACTCGCTTGTAAACATATCTATAGTTTTTTCTACAGCTGTATTTATCATCTCTGCTATTATAACCAATGATATAGCAAAAAATAATGATAATAGTTCAAGTTTTGAAAAATTAAAAAACAAACTTAATATTAATATAAGTGTCATAACAAAAAAATGTATTCTCATATTTCTTTGTGTTTTTAGTGTATAGATAATTCCCTGTACTGCATAGTTGAAACTATCTATTAGTCTTTTCATTAGCTTTCCTTCTTTCTAATTATTTCTAAAAATTCTTAAATTTTTCATGACATCTTTTTCTTTCCTTCTCATAATAATTTTTTCACTATCTGTTAAATGATCATACCCCATAAGGTGGAACATACTATGAGCTGTAAGGTAAGCTATCTCTCTTTCTAAGCTATGGCCATATTCTTTTGCTTGTTCATTTGCCTTTTCTATAGATATTACAATATCACCTAAAGTTGGCAAATAATCTTGTCCTTCTAATTCATCTTCCATTGGGAATGACAACACATCAGTTTCTTTATCTTTCCCGCGGAATCTTTTATTTAATTCTTTAATCTCTATATTATTCACAAATGAAACGCTTATTTCATAATTGAATCCATATTTTTCATAATCTAAACATTCCTTTATTACACTATTTATAATCTCTTCAATTTTTTCATCTAATAATATTTCTGTTTGTCTATTATCAATATAAACTTCCATTGATTCTCTCCTTATTTTTTCTTTTTCTCATGATTTTCATAAGCTTCTATAATCCTTTGTACTAGTTTATGTCTTACAACATCTTGTTTGCTAAGATATATAAAGTCAATTCCTTTTACACCTTTTAAAATATGAGTAACTTGCTTTAATCCTGATGTCTTTCCATATGGTAAATCTACTTGTGTTATATCACCAGTTATAATTGCTTTTGAACCAAAACCTAGTCTTGTCAAAAACATTTTCATTTGTTCAGATGTAGTATTCTGTGCTTCATCTAGTATCACAAATGCTGAATCAAGTGTTCTACCTCTCATATATGCAAGTGGTGCTATCTCTATTAAACCTCTTTCTCTATTTTTCAAAAAGGCTTCTCCACCAAATATATCAAATAATGCATCATAAACAGGTCTTAAATAAGGGTCTACTTTGTCTTGTAAATCACCTGGTAAAAATCCTAGTTTTTCTCCAGCTTCTACTGCTGGTCTTGTTAAAATTATTCTTTCTACTTCTTTGTTTTTAAATGCTTGAACTGCTTTTGCAACAGCTAAATAAGTCTTACCTGTTCCTGCAGGACCTATTCCAAATACTAGATCATTTTTAGCCATAGAATCTATGTATCTTTTTTGCCCTAGTGTTTTAGGTTTTATAGTTTTACCTGAGTAAGTAACACATACTGTATCATCTAATAGTTCTTTCATTTTGTTTTCTTTTCCTTCATATACAAGTGTTATTGCATATCTAATTTGTTGGTTTGTAAGTTTACCTTCTACTTTTACTATGTCTATTAATTTTTTTATTAGGGTATCCACAAGTTCTACATTTTCTTTTTTCCCTAAAATTTTTATTTCACCTTGACGAGATACTATGTCAATATCAAATTCTTCTTCTATTAGTTTAATATTTCTATCAAAATCTCCGTATAATTCCCTACTAAAATCTTCATCATTTATCTTTATGCTCTTTTCATATCTACTTTCTGTCAATACTATTCCTCCTTATTTTCTTCTGAATCGTCATTTT
The DNA window shown above is from Senegalia massiliensis and carries:
- a CDS encoding DUF3048 domain-containing protein, which encodes MKKLILFLVIILLILGVGCNDKEIEQGNSLENTEENEDGSNNNGAENGFFSPLSGIKTKNDLKNERPVAIMFDNQKDARWQAGLSEAEIVYEFLVEGNITRYMGIFLRNNPDVIGPVRSARPYYLRALLEYNAIYVHCGGSPEAKEQIISFGIDEADCMSAPGYVFYRNNEVGKKSPHNLYTNMEDIRKYEKEKGFNTEPNYEAFLFNENSQDIEGEVANTLKINYSKHNTTSYKYDEEIGKYIRYKDGEIHIDENNSNNLTATNIIIQEANKKVIDDQGRLYIETVGKGKGKYFTRGNYININWEKEDEYSKTKYFDESGNRIKLNPGMTWIQVTRINPEIKITE
- a CDS encoding diacylglycerol kinase → MKRLIDSFNYAVQGIIYTLKTQRNMRIHFFVMTLILILSLFFNFSKLELLSLFFAISLVIIAEMINTAVEKTIDMFTSEFHPLAKIAKNVAAGAVLVAALNSIMVGYLLFFDRVNPFTKSIIFKIRSSPVHLTFICILLITIITVVIKTVTQTGTPFKGGIISGHAALAFTISTVVTFLTENILIATLSFMLSILVGQSRIEGEIHTFFQVVNGALLGILITVLIFQLL
- a CDS encoding cytidine deaminase, with the protein product MKKQELINSALKAKEMAYVPYSKFRVGAAVLTEEDKIYTGCNIESASYTPTNCAERTAIFKAVSEGYKNFKAIAITGDSEYTFPCGVCRQVMREFSKDLTIYIVKNQNEYKEFTLEELLPYSFGPEDLIEDIIKDGKDEI
- the era gene encoding GTPase Era; its protein translation is MKFKSGFITIIGRPNVGKSTLLNHIIGEKISIISDKPQTTRNKIQFIHTTKTSQMIFVDTPGIHKPKNKLGEFMNKEVSLALEDMDVLVWIVDDSMEIGPGDSRILKSLEDIHMPKILVINKIDKLSNGEVDKLIEKYNRKHNFEYIIPISAKQGKNVDTLIKNIEKLLPEGPKYYPEDMITDQQERIIISEIVREKTLRYLNEEVPHGIAVETTMMKERKDKNIIDIHSTIYCEKDSHKGIIIGKGGRKLKGIGKSAREDIEKFLNLKVNLQLWVKVNKNWREKENLIKRMGYKR
- a CDS encoding YqzL family protein, which gives rise to MLKNDMWKIFEATGKIDAYLYCKIDSENKEKIENKTFKSKLESDLHS
- a CDS encoding PhoH family protein: MTESRYEKSIKINDEDFSRELYGDFDRNIKLIEEEFDIDIVSRQGEIKILGKKENVELVDTLIKKLIDIVKVEGKLTNQQIRYAITLVYEGKENKMKELLDDTVCVTYSGKTIKPKTLGQKRYIDSMAKNDLVFGIGPAGTGKTYLAVAKAVQAFKNKEVERIILTRPAVEAGEKLGFLPGDLQDKVDPYLRPVYDALFDIFGGEAFLKNRERGLIEIAPLAYMRGRTLDSAFVILDEAQNTTSEQMKMFLTRLGFGSKAIITGDITQVDLPYGKTSGLKQVTHILKGVKGIDFIYLSKQDVVRHKLVQRIIEAYENHEKKKK
- the recO gene encoding DNA repair protein RecO produces the protein MLFKVQGIVLKAINFNDWDKILTIYTKQHGKIQAIAKGVRRPKSKNISATQVFSLSEFILYKGKNLYNLNQSETIKSYYPLRDNLEKLSYASYILELTNAGLIEEETNIKIFELLLKTLDIIVEEEKYDQITRAFELKFISYLGYRPHLINCVNCHKDLENNIRFSLINSGALCNECKSIDRYSKKLDIQTLNIMKFLLFTPYEEILNIDINKNILKNIGEIMLSFISKNLDKTNFKSLNFINSLNI
- a CDS encoding hemolysin family protein translates to MSDNFLYVRLGILFILLILSGIFSSSETAITTLKIARIRKLRESDQKKALLLERIKKQINIMLSTILIGNNLVNILATAILTEVTVEIFQGSSSTLVSTGIMTILILIFGEITPKTYAAQNPEKISVLIARPLILLSLIFKPILIVLNFITGFFIKLMGGDINNTGPFVTEEEIRSLVDVGEEEGVVKLQEKEMIENIFEIDHIDVGDVMVPRIDIIAVSEDDSMEVALEKITKYGHSRIPVYKESIDDIVGILYAKDVLPFIGFKDVNLNETKIVDIMRNAYYVPETKKVNKLLRELQYHKVHMAIVLDEYGGTEGLVTIEDILEEIVGDILDEYDVDVDLIEKINENTYNVKAEVSLEDINELFKTDFPEEEFDSLGGYIFNTLGRVPVKGDKLDSDKINITVKKVTNRRVILVEITKKNQG
- the ybeY gene encoding rRNA maturation RNase YbeY — translated: MEVYIDNRQTEILLDEKIEEIINSVIKECLDYEKYGFNYEISVSFVNNIEIKELNKRFRGKDKETDVLSFPMEDELEGQDYLPTLGDIVISIEKANEQAKEYGHSLEREIAYLTAHSMFHLMGYDHLTDSEKIIMRRKEKDVMKNLRIFRNN